A region of the Mus caroli chromosome 7, CAROLI_EIJ_v1.1, whole genome shotgun sequence genome:
GGAACTGACTgatttgtaataaaaaaatggCACATTAGTGACACTGCATGGGGACAAGGACAGAGTTAGCAGCAGCTAAgggagctgggggtgtggctcagtggtagagcccctgcctagaatcccccagtgaggggctggggcatgtgatctttcttctttctttctttttttcttctctttgtttttcctttccttggtgtttttagacagggtttctctgtgtagctctggttgttctggatcttactctgtagaacagcctgtccttgaactcacagctctgctgcctctgcctcctgagtgctgggattaaaagcaagcaccactaccacctggcatttgcttgtttgtctgtttctcttattagtttatttatttattcacgtATGTGTCTGCACCagcaagtggaggtcagaggacaacctttgggagttggctctctccttctaccttgagGTCCTGGGGAccatcaggcttggcggcaagcaccttACCCCTTGAGCTAGCTTACTGATCCTGTTGacattttttgaaacatggtccTGTTCAGTTGCCCAGGATCTCATTATGTGGCTTAGGCTGCCTGAGAATTCCCAACTACCCTTCCTTAGTCTACACAGTGGCAGATGACATTTATATTCCACTGCACCTAACTACAGGTCATCTTCTTCAGCGAGACCTCTCTGACTTCCTCTCCTGTGTCATGTTAGCCTGTTTAATTTTCTGACCCAGGCAAATTATAACCCcagtgtgcctcagtttccccatctataGAATGGAGATAACAATGGCGACCACCTCAGGAAGCTTCTCTAAGTGCCACGTAGTTACTATATTGTTGTGGTCCTCCTTCAGAGGTGACCCTGGTTCTGGGGGACACTTGTCAAAACCTAGCATGTGGTTCTTGTGAGTAGCAAGCACTAGTAATGTCTCGTAAGACCAGAGAGGCTGTAAAGCTTCTATGAGATGCACAGCTCTCTACTCGAAGCTATTAGCCAGTCCTAATGATCAGCGTGATCTAGGGAAAGTATTTAGATTCATACTTGGCCTGGTAAGATTCCCAAGAAGTGTTAGATGTCACCTTTGTTCCCCACCCTGTCCCCTAGCTCTTCATCTGGTGTGGTTACATCAACAAATACTTGAATTGTGATCAAGAAAATTGAACAATTCATCAGGACCAGGCATATAAAAGGTGCTCAGTGAATATGGGAACAATCAGTGTATGGGGAGAACTAATGAAATGGGGTATATCTTAGGGTCTGGGAGATCCATAGTCTGGTACTCAGCAGGTGCTCAATCAATGCACACTGTACATAATGAATGAGGAGGCCAAATGGCATGGTGTTTGCACTTGGTCTCCCTGCCATCACAGCTGTTTCACTTACCAGCCACCTGGACGTCAATCTTGGCCTTCATTGTCCAGGCAGGGTTCATGGTGGCGGCCACCTGATAGGTGCCACTGTCTGAAGGTTGGGCATTTCGAAGCAGCATGGAGCCATTTGGGAAGCCAACAATGTCTCGCTGTCCCATGGCACTGCCATCCCTCTGGGGCCGGGGTAGTCCGGGGATGTAAGAGAATAGCCTTGTGCCTCCAGAAGTCTCCTCCCCCAGGTACCAGATGAAGTCCTGGGCAGTGCTGGGAACACCGTGAAGGGACAGAAGAAGGTCCTGGTTCTTTTGAGGCTGCTCTGGAATCATCTCGATGTGGAGGGCTGCCTGTGAGCCTTGGGGCAGCTCAAGGGCCAGGAACAAGGCTGTGGGGAAGTATGGAGGAGGCCTGAGGTCGAGTGTTGGGCAGAGGTAACAAAACCTCCCTCTCTACAGACTCTCAACCGCAAGCAAAGATCATAAGGGCTGCACATTGGAAATGACAATGAgattgattagtgatgtctgcccTGGGAGTAGGAATATAGGCACAGATGCCACAGATCTGCCACCTCACTGACAGAAGGGTTTTCTGTCCTGAAATGCTATGTGGTCTGTCCCTAAACACTTGGACCCTCTGAATTTACTTATTCAACCAATATTTAAAGgatgaataagtaaatacatttcaTCATAGACCAATTACATCATCTAGGtttgtcttctcctcctcttcctcttcctcctcctcattcttcaagacagggtttctctgcgtagctctggaactcactctgtagaccaggctggccttagagattcatttgcctctgcctcctgagtgctgggatcaaagtcatgtgccaccatctcctggtttcttctcctccttctccttctttttctccttctcctctcctcctcttcctcctcctccttcttctcctcctcctcatgtgCCACTACCTCCtggtttcttctcctccttctccttctttttctccttctcctctcctcctcttcctcctcctccttcttctcctcctcctcatgtgCCACTACCTCCtggtttcttctcctcctcctcttcttcttcctcctcctcccccttcctcctcctccctcctcattttccttcttcttttgagtcagggttgcCTGGAACTAATTATGCAGTccaacttgtgatccttctgcctcagcctccaaaatgCTGCCATTACAGATATACACCACTATGGCTGGCTTGTTCCtagatttttgctttttatttgaaacaaggtctcatgtagaccagggtagccttgaactggCTATGTAGTTCAGGATGTCCTTCTACCTTCCAAACTCTGGGAGTCTATGTGTGACTCACCAGTCCAGGCTCAGTCTCTAGTCACTTCCCCCCCTCCTTCGCTCACTCCCCAGACCCCATGGGAAAACAAACACTAATTCCTACCCTCATAGTCCTGACATTCTAGAAGAGGCCATAGATGAAATAGGGATGGAGCTGTGATGTCACTACCCTGCCTCATCTTGTCCCTCAGCCCTCTGAAGCTGTTTCCTCCTTACCTGAGAACAGGAGGCCCTTTGAGAAGCAGCCCGGCAGGGTCCAGGTCTCCATCTTGCTTCCTGTAGAGATGGCAAGGGCACTGAGAGCCACAGGCTGGGGTCTTGCTCTCTGAAGAGTGAAGTTCAGTGGGGCATCCAGCGGGTGCCACGGTACCCAGCCAGGCTCGGAGGCTGCCGAGCCCAATCATCCCCTTCCACTGTCTCCCAGCCTTTCAGGGCTCCACCCATGCCCTGAGATGAAGCACGCACACTGGTTGGACCAGTCTTCCCAGACCTCCTCCCCAGGCCCTCCATTTTCTTCCCACCCAGCGTGGCTGGCCAAGGGGAACCAGTGAGGCAGCCTCTGTTTGAGCaacaccccccaccaccaccaccgcatCCTACTACCTCCCCTAGAAGCCAGGACGGAGAAACTGAAGTTCAGGGAAGTGTGAAAGTCACTGAGTAGCagagggattttttgtttttgcttttaaatctgggGCAAGTTCACTCTAAAgcacttaacattttcttttaacatttattgttatgtgtgtgttgagGGTGGTGCTTCTCGCCACCATGGGTCACAGGAATCtaactcaggttaccaggcttggcagcaaccCCCTTCATTCTCTGAGACGTCTTGccatgctttgtttgtttgtttgtttctaagtatTCATCTACTAAATCCCGTGACCCTTGCCCAGCTTGTGACCCGATGGGGCTTAAGAAGTGTTctcctgggggctggtgagatggctcagtggttaagaacgcctactgctcttccaaaggtcctgagttcaaatcccagcaaccacatggtggctcacaactatcctaacgaaatctgatgccctcttctggagtgtctgaagacagctacagtgtacttacatataataaataaataaatctaaaaaaaagaaaaaagaagtgctCTCCTTTCCTTCAGCCCTCTGTGTATCACAGCCCCCTTTCAGACCCACCCCCAGACAAGGCTGTGATCAGCGGACAGTTGAAAATCAACGGAGACTAGGAGAGCTGCTGACTAACCTAAGGGCTCCCTGGAGGAAGGGACCTATTGTGAGAGAGTTGGAATCAGGCCTGTGCCCCAGGCTTCCCAGCTCATGCAAAGGAAGTAGGAGGGAGTGGGGCTAAACACCCAAGTGCATCATGGAAACTGAAATCTGGGTCACTGAGGCACTGGGAAGGCCTGCAATATTTCCAGATTCATTCCAGAAGACTCATTCCAATAGAACATCTACTGACCAGAGGAGGCTGGTGCTGGGCAGTTTCTGGTCCAGCAGGAAAGGAGCACCtacagttgggggggggggcagtatgcTTGCCTCTCTCTGTCATGAGGTGGCAGATGATGGACAGAACCCTTCAGTCCCTGATTTGAGGCAATCAGGAATTGTGGCTTTTTATGCCAGGACTATAATCACCACAGTCCACTGAGGGtgggcagccctgcctggagcCCTGGGCACCTTTCTTTATTGGCAGCAAATAGCCCCCCATTCTGCCTCTCTAATTGGTCCTCTGACAAATGAGACTCCACATTGCCTCCTGTGCATGCCTGCAGTAGCAGCAATCACCAACCTATAGTCACTGACTTTAACTTTGGCCCAGCTCTTTGCCCAAGGCCCAGCCCTCCAATCGAGCCAAGACCCTCACTTTCTCTATACCTGGAAGACCTAGTAGTGATGTCTACAGTCATCCCTCCATCAATCCTTCTTGCTACAGTTCTGTCATTTTTCTGTCTGCCACCAAGTGGGTGTAGACAATgcagcaattttattttaaatccagAGCAGCGGTCTCAACCTTCTTATAGCTTGGGACCATTTAATACTGTTTCTCACATTGTGGCCacatccccaaccataaaatcagtttcactgctacttcataactgtaattttgctactgttgtgaattgtaatgtaaatatctgatgtgcaggatatctgatatttagCTCCCTAAGGGGTCTCaacccactggttgagaaccactgatctagaagcTGTTtgcagaaaggatggaaagatggctcagcacctaagagcactagctgctcttttaGAGAACCAAGGTTCAGTCCAGAGGACCCTGCTTGGCTTCCCAGAACCTGTGTGACAGCTTACAGCTGTCTGTcactaattccagttccaggggatctggcgccctcttgaGGTCTCTTTGGGAACTGCGCTCACCTGCGTGTGCTTACACAGGTTGGAGAGGTAAAGCGCTTCCTTTACAAGCTtcaggacctgagttcgagccccaggacccacataaaaaagccaTGTACTGCAGTGTGTGCTTGTAAGCCCTGCATCAGAGAAGTGGGgataggaggatccctggggctggaTGAATCGTGACCGGCAGGCCAGTAAGGGGCCtgtaaaacaatataaaacaatataaataacaaAGGCAGATATCCAGGTGTGGtagcgcacatctttaatcctacactcaggatgcagaggcaggctgacttcTGAGTTACAGGACAACCCTCTAGGTAGGAGTTGGAATGCAGCAACCATCTTGGCATCTACCTGAGGTGGTTACCAGTGTGCCCAGCATCCTGTCAGCCCCAGCCTGCTGGCCCACCAGGCTTTCCCCTGTGATGGCTGAAGCATTTGAAAaacacattccttttttttttttttaacaacatgtattttgtgtgtgtgtgtgtgtgtgtacccatacTTGCCACACCACATGGGTGGTGGTCAAAGGCCAACTGGtggggagttggctctctccttccagaaTTTGGGTctcaggaattgaacccaggtccttattTATGCTTaggggcaagcacctttaccctctgagccatctcgctggccccaACATGACATCTTATATAAAGTTGTTTTTCAAGCTgagcaatggtggtgcacgcctttaatcccagcacttgggaggcagaggcaggcggatttctgagtttgaagtcagcctggtttacagagtgagttccaggacagtcacagatacacagagaaaccctgtctgaaaaaaaaccaaaaaacaaaccaaaacaaaccaaacaaaaaccacacacacacaaaacaaaataaaaaaaaaaaaaaaacaaaacaaaacaacccagctgggcatggtggcgcacgcctttaatcccagcactcgggaggcagaggcaggcggatttctgagttcgaggccagcctggtctacaaagtgagttccaggacagccagggctatacagagaaaccctgtctcgaaaaaccaaaaaaaaaaaaaaaaacccaaaaaccaaaataaaacaaaaataaccaaccaaccaaacaaaaaatagataaaagctgcttgtggacgttgtacatcgtggtgcggagcctagtgcgcaccacgatgtacaacgtccacaagcaggaagtgtgtcactgtgggtgagggctttaagaccctcatNCTAGCTGCCTGGAAGNCAGTATTCTNctagcagccttcagatgaagatgtagaactctcagctcctcctgcaccatgcctgcctggatgcttccatgttcctaacttgatgataatgaactgaacctctgaacctgtaaggcagccccaattaaatgttgtccttataagagttgccttggtcacggtgtctattcacagcagtaaaaccctaagaccacacacacacacacacacacatacacacacacgcacacatacatgtgtacatacacacatgtatgtatgtatgtgtatacacatagacatagatGTAGATAAGGCTATGGACATGATTCTTCTGCTGGTGTCTGACTATCTGGCTTGCTGTCTTGATTCACATGTGGTTCTGTCCCACCTGGCATCCTCCTAGAGTCCCACCAATAACCTCCCTGAACACAACGTTTTAGGTTACAGCAGTTTAATAAAGTGCTGGGAGCCCTTCACTCACCAGAGCTACCAATGCCCCTTCCCCTGTTCTGATGCCCACTAGTCTGCCCTGTGGGTTAGCTCGTGTGGAGAACAGCAATGCTACCGAGCCGCTGAGATTACTCGGTGGGCAAGTCCTAATGTGTTGACTAAGTGTGCAGAAGATGCACACACTGAGAGCCATCTGTTATGCATCACAGTGCACACTGTGCTCCAGGGGTACCTATATGATGGAGAAGAAGGGAAAACACATGTTTGCTCGAGCCCTGGACCACAAAGGGAAAAGGCCTCTCCATCCCTCTCACcgtcctcttccctcttctggttGGAGCAGGAGAGGCCAGTTCAGCTATCATGGGCATATTGGCTTTTATCATGGGagataaaaagtttaagaaactAAGTAGACAGGTTGATCAGGACCTGTCCTggtcgtggtggcacatgcctctaaccctagcacccaggaggcagaggcaggtggatctctgagttcgaggccagcctggtctacagagtgaattccactacagccagggctacacagaagaccctgtctcgaaaaacaagacaaaataaaagttaCCATTTCTGAATGAAAATAACAGTTAGACTTCCTTACAGATGAGGTTCTACAAAATCCAGAGGTTTAGACTTACTTCTTGTGAGATAAGGGGGATTATGTCTGGCTTTAGGGAAATCCTGTTGTTTCTATGCTAAGTGATCAGAAGTAATTAGAGAAAATCTTGTTATGGTTGGGGAAAACCTcaaaaagggaaagagacaaaAACGTAAATCAGAAAATTGGTGCCAGTCTCTGCTTCTTGTTCCCCATGACTAACAACTCTGCTATCAGCCCTGGGGCCTTTAATTCTCATTCTGATTGGATTAATGGTGGGTCCTGCATCTTAAACTGTATGTTCAATTATGTATCAGTTGAGTCAAGTTAATAGTCCTTTAGACCAACTATACCTCTTTAGAACAGGATGAGCCCATGATTTGACGCATTCACTAAGACCTGTGGGGAATATACCaggcccccagaccttagcacaactgtcGCCATGATGGAAATGCCATTCAGGCTGCAAAACTCAGCACAGAGACAACACCACtggcaaaataaaaatcaatgtccTAATCCAACAAATCCATAGAGTTCTGGAAAGTCCTTAAAATGTActgaccttgctttttggcttctatagctctgcttctggctaactgtccTTGTTAACGGAAGTATGTCAGACCAGGATATGGCTTTTGTAATTAAGAGATCATcctgagaaaggcttggggcCACTGATGCTGAACACTTAGTGAAGTCCCCGACGACCTTATAAAGACGTTCTGTATACTTAAACCtatgtatggtggtttgaatggtgggaagtggtactattaggaggtgtggctttgatggaataggtgtagccttgttcgaagaagtgtgtcattgttgggggggggggNGGCTTTGAGGGTTCCTAGTGCACAAGCTTGTCCAGTGTGGAAGAGATGCTCCTCTTAGCTGTCTACTGAAGATAGTCTCCCCTTGGCTGCCTTGGGATCAAgaagcagaactctcagctccttctccagcaccatgtctgcctggatgctgccatgcttcctgctgtgattataatgggctgaacctctgaacctgtaagccagccctatttaaatattgttctttatgagttgcttgggtcatggtgtctcttcacatcagtaaaaccctaattaagacactacTAAGCCGCCTTCTCTAGTGGGTAACCCACAACACCTATCTATAGAacccatgctttaaaaaaataaaagaattatttatttaatatgtgtggATACACTGTCACTgcctgcagacacaccagaagaggacatccgatcccattgcagatggttgtgagccaccatgtggttgctgggatttgaactcaggacctctggaagagcagtcagtgctcttaaccactgagccatctctagcctgAACCCATCTCTATGGAAGAAGTCACTTGtactttgagaagagttttgatGTAATTATGCCTCTCTGTGTACACAGGATTGTGTTACattagaaaacttttttttccctaaatcgTACTGTACTTAAACATGCTTGAACTAAACTGCCCTGGGCCAGACTCTAGAGGTTTGATCCAACTCTGGCTACTGAATAGTGCTGAACAGGCTTCCTTCTCACCTCACACAGATTATTACTTTGCCAGCCACGGTGTCTGTAGAAACCTTCATACTGCCCAACTCAAGGGGCTCcaccctcagagaagcaaaaacaagttatttcttttctttctttctttttttcttcccttcccttcccttcccttcccttcccttcccttcccttcccttcccNNNNNNNNNNNNNNNNNNNNNNNNNNNNNNNNNNNNNNNNNNNNNNNNNNNNNNNNNNNNNNNNNNNNNNNNNNNNNNNNNNNNNNNNNNNNNNNNNNNNNNNNNNNNNNNNNNNNNNNNNNNNNNNNNNNNNNNNNNNNNNNNNNNNNNNNNNNNNNNNNNNNNNNNNNNNNNNNNNNNNNNNNNNNNNNNNNNNNNNtccttccttcctttctttctttctttctttctttctttctttctttctttctttctttctttctttctttctttctttctttctttctttcttttttcctttctttcttgttatctgaaactctgtagaccaggctagccttgaactcagagacctgcctgcctctgcctgacaaGTGGCTATAGGTCACTTGGCTGAGCAAAATACTCAGCGCCACAGCTCTGTCACTCTGTACAAATAACAGTAAAATTCAATCCTTGGTTTCTGGCCAAGTGATTCCATCTCATGAAAGGACTCCCAAGAATACTTAACACGCTAAAACTGTCTTAGGTAAAACTGTTCTCTGGTCACTTGAATCAGCCATAAACTCCAATACAATGTGACCCTAACCCAGGTTAATAACCTGATCATTTAACTGCTGTCTGTTCGCTTCTGTAAACAAAACTTGGTTGCTGCAGATGTTCAGAGctatctctctgtatctgtcataatagtgtgtgtgtgtgtgtgtgtgtgtgtgtgtgtgtgtgtgtgtgtgtgtgtgtgtatggcggGGGGGGTGcccttaaaaagcaaacaaactggaGGTCAAAGGTGAGTCCTGCTAAATCTGCTTGGAATGATAACACCAGCAGTTAAAGCTAACAaaaactcctttaatcccagcactcgggaagcagaggcaggcagatttctgagttctggtctacaaagtgagttccgggacagtcaggaatatacagagaaaccctgtctcgaaaaacaaaaaacgaaacaaaacaaaaaaactccattTGACTTATTCAGGTCTCTTGGGTATTTCTCTTTAGGTACCCTATAATGTTTGGAGGTCCTACTGACATCCCTGAGAAGATGCGCTGAACCCTGAGGTGGGGCTTCTCTAGGCAAGGGTAAGGATTATGGTCCTAGGACAGCCTCAACCCCAGTGATTGGCTACCCCTCACCAGTTTGCCCTCTAAAACTAAGTCTACCTGAGTATTTTGTATTTGGGATCTCTGGAGGTAAGACAGTCCCAGGTTTTGGACTTAAAGAatttagcctggcagtggtggtgcatgcctttaatcccagcactcagaaagcagaggcagacagatttttgagttggaggccagcctacacacatctacagaacaagttccaggatagccagggctacacagagaaaccctgtcttggaaaacaaattaAATCTAGGTTTCAGGTTTCTGATTGGTCTGGGGCACCAATCGGGGGACGTTCTCCAAATTGTACTGTACTTAAGATTATCTGCCCAGTGTCAGACTCTGGAAGTTTGAAACACCAGCTTTCCAGTTCTGTTGAAgaggatttctttcttgcttcacAGGAATTGTTACTCTGCCTGCCCTGGTGTTTGCAGAGACCCACCACATGGAGAGTGGTATTTGGGCACATACACGTTTATGAAAGTGTGCtttttacatgtgtgctgggacCTGGGTCAAGTCCTCATGCCAAAAGGTCTTTTAAAGAGTACCTTGCAGCCACATTTGAGCTACTGTGCCTCATAATACTCTGTGAGCTCCTGCATAGGTGAGTTAAAATGATTCCAGCTAACCCACAGCATGCAGGGCCTCTCTCAGGACATAGGTTTGTCAAAAGGTTGCTGGAGCTGACAGCCCCCCAAGTTCAAGTCTGTGCCCTCTAAGTctggcacttggaaggtggaggcaggagagttgagttcaagactagtctcAGCTATATATACAGTGACTTTAAGGACAAACTGAGCTAAATGAGGCAGTAAAATAGTAACAATTCATGCAGCTATAGCCAGGtgatttcttggttttttttttgtttgttttttttttattattatttgtttgatttttggttgttttgttttggagacaggggtttctctgtgtagctgactGTCCcggaatttactttgtagaccaggctggactcaaactcagagctctgcctgcctctgcctcctgagtgctgggattaaaggtgtgggccatcacTCCCAGATAATGATTTCTTGGTTCTTATaaagatgctttaaaaaataaaataaaatatacattggaaaagagacattgtgatggtttgtatatgcttggcccaggggtgtggccttgttggagtaggtgtgtcactgtggatgtgggcttaagatcctcaccctagctacctggaagccagtcttccactagcagccttcagatgaagatgtagaactctcagctcctcctgcaccatgcctgcctggatgctgccaaccTCCCACCtcgatgacaatggactgaacctctgaacctgtaaggcagccccaattaaatgttgtccttataagagttgccttcgtcatggtgtctattcacagcagtaaaacactaactaacACAGacatcaacaaatggtgccggGGAAACTGGGAGAAACTGGGTGTCCACATGGAGAAGAATGAAACTCAGTCCCTTTATTTCACCATGGACAAAATCAAATCTAAATATATCTCAGACCTTTATTTAAGCTCAGGATCTGGGACTGTTAGAGGAGACTGGAGGGAAAGCACTTCAAGATCTCCACAGCGTCTGCTGGTGCACACTGTTAGAGAATCTGTGTGAGCTCTCAgacagccagaaccacacagagatcctgttacacacacacacacacacacacacacacacacacacacacacacaaacaaacggGAAAACATCATCCAAGTTAATAGCAATTGGTCTCGCAAAATTAATAGGCAGCTCTCAAAACATGC
Encoded here:
- the Ceacam19 gene encoding carcinoembryonic antigen-related cell adhesion molecule 19 encodes the protein METWTLPGCFSKGLLFSALFLALELPQGSQAALHIEMIPEQPQKNQDLLLSLHGVPSTAQDFIWYLGEETSGGTRLFSYIPGLPRPQRDGSAMGQRDIVGFPNGSMLLRNAQPSDSGTYQVAATMNPAWTMKAKIDVQVAGAREVSSLLPVHAGITVAIIIGSLAIGSLLVCGIAYVLVTRSRKSRSPRNPATEKPEVNLSPESGDSNIYEVMPSPVFLVSPISDMEQGSPPMSQPPPPPPASQEPEPENQHYQDLLNPDPAPYCQLVPTS